One genomic segment of Ricinus communis isolate WT05 ecotype wild-type chromosome 5, ASM1957865v1, whole genome shotgun sequence includes these proteins:
- the LOC8287712 gene encoding BTB/POZ domain-containing protein POB1-like codes for MRLPSVDLFDPQTIMDSDYSSGTADPSASDPDFAFAFNDSNFSDRVLKIEIIPDLPENKSDGDPCTSIADWARNRKRRREDIKKESAAAEVIGQSEEQIISCNMPDTDDAVVYENQDEEPMAMIEEPPTDNQNQLDDDIPNNINESSWNMDCSSVLKVKTLHISSPILAAKSPFFYKLFSNGMRESEQRHVTLRIHASEEAALMDLLNFMYSNSLSTTTPTALLDVLMAADKFEVASCMRYCSRMLRNLPMTCDSALLYLDLPSTVLMADAVQPLTDAAKQYLAARYKDINKFQEEVLNLPLAGIEAILSSDDLQVASEDAVYDFVLKWARIHYPKLEERQEVLASRLGRLIRFPFMTCRKLKKVLSCNDFDPELASKVVLEALFYKGETPYRQRVLAAEEANTTYRRFVERAYKYRPVKVVEFELPRQQCVVYLDLKREECTHLFPAGRVYSQAFHLGGQGFFLSAHCNMDQQSSFHCFGLFLGMQEKGSVTFAVDYEFAARSKPTEEYVSKYKGNYTFTGGKAVGYRNLFGIPWTAFMADDSLYFINGILHLRAELTIRQ; via the exons ATGAGACTGCCCAGCGTGGACCTTTTCGATCCTCAAACAATAATGGACTCGGATTACTCTTCTGGCACTGCCGACCCATCCGCGTCGGACCCGGATTTCGCTTTTGCATTCAACGATAGTAATTTCTCTGATCGGGTTCTTAAAATCGAGATTATACCCGATTTGCCTGAGAACAAGTCGGACGGTGATCCTTGTACTAGTATTGCTGATTGGGCCCGCAATCGTaagagaagaagagaggatattaagaaagaaagcG CTGCGGCAGAGGTTATTGGGCAAAGTGAAGAGCAGATAATAAGTTGTAACATGCCAGACACAGATGATGCTGTGGTTTATGAAAATCAAGATGAAGAACCAATGGCTATGATTGAGGAGCCTCCTACAGATAATCAGAATCAGCTTG ATGATGACATCCCTAATAATATTAACGAGTCATCATGGAACATGGACTGTTCAAGTGTTCTTAAAGTTAAGACTCTACATATTAGTTCTCCGATATTAGCAGCCAAGAGCCCCTTTTTTTACAAG TTGTTTTCAAATGGGATGAGAGAGTCGGAGCAGCGACATGTGACTCTACGGATACATGCCTCAG AAGAAGCAGCATTAATGGACCTCCTTAATTTTATGTATAGTAATAGCCTATCAACTACCACTCCTACTGCTTTATTGGATGTTCTGATGGCCGCCGACAAATTTGAGGTAGCTTCATGCATGAGATATTGCAGCAGGATGCTGCGAAATTTGCCAATGACTTGTGACTCCGCCTTGCTCTACTTGGACCTGCCTTCTACTGTTTTAATGGCTGACGCAGTACAGCCATTGACAGATGCTGCAAAACAGTATCTTGCTGCACGGTACAAGGACATAAATAA GTTCCAAGAAGAGGTTCTTAACTTGCCCTTGGCTGGTATTGAGGCAATATTATCCAGTGATGATCTACAGGTAGCTTCAGAGGATGCTGTTTATGATTTTGTGCTCAAGTGGGCACGTATTCATTATCCAAAATTGGAGGAACGGCAAGAAGTCCTTGCCTCACGGCTCGGTAGATTAATACGTTTCCCATTTATGACGTGTCGAAAATTGAAGAAGGTTTTAAGTTGCAATGATTTTGATCCTGAACTTGCATCCAAGGTTGTGCTCGAGGCACTCTTTTACAAGGGTGAGACACCATATCGGCAGCGTGTTCTTGCTGCAGAGGAGGCTAATACCACCTATCGGCGATTTGTGGAGCGTGCTTACAAGTATCGGCCAGTCAAAGTGGTGGAGTTTGAACTGCCACGCCAGCAATGTGTCGTGTACCTAGACCTGAAGCGTGAGGAATGCACACACTTGTTTCCTGCTGGGCGGGTATATTCACAAGCATTTCACTTGGGTGGGCAGGGATTTTTCTTGTCAGCTCATTGCAACATGGACCAACAGAGCTCATTTCACTGCTTTGGGCTATTTTTGGGGATGCAAGAGAAGGGGTCAGTGACCTTCGCTGTTGACTATGAATTTGCAGCTAGATCAAAGCCAACTGAGGAGTATGTGAGCAAGTACAAAGGGAATTACACATTCACTGGAGGCAAGGCTGTTGGATATAGGAACCTGTTTGGTATACCCTGGACAGCGTTTATGGCAGATGACAGCCTCTATTTCATCAATGGCATCCTCCATCTCAGGGCAGAGCTTACCATAAGACAATGA
- the LOC8287713 gene encoding 6-phosphogluconate dehydrogenase, decarboxylating 1, chloroplastic, with amino-acid sequence MEASVALSRIGLAGLAVMGQNLALNIAEKGFPISVYNRSTSKVDDTIHRAQNEGPFPLTGHYTPRDFVLSLQRPRSVIILVKAGAPVDQTIAALSEHMEAGDCIIDGGNEWYQNTERRIDEANQKGILYLGMGVSGGEEGARFGPSLMPGGSFEAYNNIKDILQKVAAQVEDGPCVTYIGEGGSGNFVKMVHNGIEYGDMQLISEAYDVLKNVGGLSNAELADIFTEWNKGELESFLIEITSDIFRVKDEHGDGELVDKILDKTGMKGTGKWTVQQAAELSVAAPTIAASLDCRYLSGLKEERESAAEVLKEAGLKEEVGTVKSGIDKKRLIDDVRQALYASKICSYAQGMNLLRAKSVEKRWNLNFGELARIWKGGCIIRAVFLDRIKKAYQRNPNLASLVVDPEFAREMVQRQAAWRRVVGLAISAGISTPGMCASLAYFDTYRRARLPANLVQAQRDLFGAHTYERIDRPGSFHTEWTKLARKSNAGVGAFN; translated from the coding sequence atGGAGGCCTCTGTAGCTCTATCAAGAATTGGCCTTGCTGGTTTAGCTGTGATGGGTCAAAATCTTGCTTTAAACATTGCAGAGAAAGGGTTTCCAATCTCTGTCTATAATAGAAGTACTTCGAAAGTTGATGATACAATCCATCGTGCTCAAAATGAAGGGCCTTTTCCTTTGACAGGTCATTACACTCCTCGCGATTTTGTTCTTTCACTCCAACGGCCTAGATCTGTTATAATCTTGGTCAAAGCTGGCGCTCCTGTTGATCAAACCATTGCTGCTTTGTCTGAACATATGGAGGCTGGTGATTGTATTATTGATGGTGGTAATGAATGGTATCAAAATACTGAGAGAAGGATTGATGAAGCTAATCAAAAGGGTATTCTTTATTTAGGTATGGGTGTCTCTGGTGGTGAAGAAGGTGCTCGTTTTGGTCCTTCTTTAATGCCTGGCGGCTCTTTCGAagcttataataatattaaagatattttgCAAAAAGTAGCTGCTCAAGTTGAAGATGGTCCTTGTGTTACTTATATTGGTGAAGGGGGCTCTGGTAATTTTGTTAAGATGGTTCATAATGGGATTGAGTATGGTGATATGCAATTAATTTCTGAGGCTTATGATGTTTTAAAGAATGTTGGCGGGTTGTCTAATGCTGAATTGGCTGATATTTTTACTGAGTGGAATAAGGGAGAGTTGGAGAGTTTTCTGATTGAGATTACATCTGATATATTTAGGGTTAAGGATGAGCATGGAGACGGGGAGTTGGTTGATAAGATATTGGATAAGACTGGGATGAAAGGGACTGGGAAATGGACTGTTCAGCAAGCAGCTGAGCTTTCTGTTGCAGCACCAACAATTGCTGCTTCTTTGGATTGCAGGTATTTAAGTGGATTgaaggaggagagagaaagCGCAGCCGAGGTTTTGAAGGAGGCTGGATTAAAGGAGGAAGTGGGGACTGTTAAGAGTGGGATTGATAAGAAGAGGTTGATTGATGATGTGAGGCAAGCATTGTATGCTTCCAAGATTTGTAGTTATGCCCAAGGGATGAATTTGTTGAGGGCTAAGAGTGTTGAAAAGCGTTGGAATTTGAATTTCGGTGAGTTGGCTAGGATTTGGAAAGGTGGGTGTATTATAAGGGCGGTGTTTTTGGATAGAATTAAGAAGGCTTATCAAAGGAATCCCAATTTGGCTAGCTTAGTTGTTGACCCGGAATTTGCTAGGGAGATGGTGCAGAGGCAGGCAGCTTGGAGGAGAGTTGTGGGTTTGGCTATTTCAGCAGGGATTAGCACACCGGGAATGTGTGCCAGTCTTGCATACTTTGATACTTACAGGCGTGCTAGACTGCCAGCAAATCTTGTTCAGGCACAAAGGGACTTGTTTGGTGCGCATACTTATGAGAGGATTGATCGCCCAGGGTCCTTCCACACTGAGTGGACAAAGCTCGCTCGCAAGAGCAATGCTGGTGTTGGTGCTTTCAACTAA
- the LOC8287709 gene encoding uncharacterized protein LOC8287709 isoform X1 — MGSSNMERTKLEMFEVGPVKDAYQMGFLIGQRFSKEIRSRLSTDLILQNQLLPFAQKSESQSLINALIDNNREKFPRYWDELLGTADGSGVSILDVILINFRKEILPFLPKTETFMKAETSDDCSDVLVVSDKLAIAAHNEDANVVLVGHTYLIKAILSNGQYFIGYTYAGELPSCAFGFNTQGLAFTLNSVPPTEGEIMAGGIGRNFVSRDLLEATSIDDALDRIYSSEVSVGHSYNLIDIRTRRILNVETASRNRVSVREVGVTPFFHANMYLHLQVEQLVAKVQDDNSTSRQERATVLPKGSADDFLSLLGDMDDKKYPIYMTGPTLYTLCTALIDLDDQTLSIIEGNPQKGEASYVFSMSTREWKISP; from the exons ATGGGGAGCTCTAACATGGAAAGAACAAAGTTGGAGATGTTTGAGGTTGGACCTGTTAAGGATGCCTATCAGATGGGTTTCTTGATTGGGCAGAGGTTCTCTAAGGAGATAAGAAGCAGGTTGTCCACAGACCTCATTCTTCAAAATCAACTCCTTCCTTTTGCTCAAAAATCAGAGTCACAATCATTGATTAATGCCCTTATCGACAACAACAGAGAGAAATTTCCTAGATACTGGGATGAGCTATTGGGGACTGCAGATGGAAGTGGAGTGTCTATTCTTGAT GTCATATTAATCAACTTCAGGAAAGAGATTCTACCATTTCTTCCAAAGACAGAAACTTTTATGAAGGCTGAAACTTCAGATGACTGTTCCGATGTTCTTGTTGTTAGTGATAAACTTGCCATTGCAGCACATAATGAGGATGCAAATGTTGTTCTAGTCGGGCACAC CTACCTAATCAAGGCAATTTTGTCAAATGGGCAATACTTCATTGGTTATACTTATGCAGGAGAGCTTCCAAGCTGTGCTTTTGGGTTCAATACTCAAGGACTG GCATTTACGCTGAATTCAGTACCCCCAACTGAAGGAGAGATCATGGCCGGAGGAATTGGACGCAACTTTGTCTCGAGGGACCTACTTGAAGCCACAAGCATTGATGATGCACTGGAT AGAATATATTCATCAGAAGTATCTGTAGGGCACAGTTACAATCTTATTGACATAAGGACAAGGAGGATTTTGAATGTCGAAACTGCATCAAGGAATCGAGTTTCAGTTCGTGAAGTTGGTGTAACACCATTCTTCCATGCAAACATGTACCTCCACCTTCAAGTTGAGCAG cTTGTTGCAAAGGTACAAGATGACAACTCAACTAGCAGGCAAGAAAGAGCAACTGTGCTGCCAAAAGGATCAGCAGATGATTTCCTGTCTCTTCTTGGTGACATGGATGACAAAAAATACCCTATTTACATGACAG GTCCAACACTATATACTCTCTGCACAGCATTGATAGATCTGGATGACCAAACACTATCAATTATTGAGGGAAATCCACAGAAAGGAGAGGCTTCCTATGTTTTCTCGATGTCCACAAGAGAATGGAAGATATCACCATAA
- the LOC107261609 gene encoding uncharacterized protein LOC107261609 isoform X1 → MSLSIIWLVLCLFLSPSLQSVHNYTTNSLDAFLQDSAFKTLVRHRPQTGALYTALLPANLSGMEVSIVRLRSRRLWNIGANFSNFHIPSRTKTTPHVKRLAVVYQDLGNWSSHYYSVPGYSMLTSVVGFMVFNASNARAKSIKRISLDTNRRNIIIHFANLTFHERLISEAKCVAFSENGTFHLSEINQLNVCYSQDQGHFSVVVPMKRKGEGQRKHSLWYAWIIGFIVGSGGLALVGYFVLVSMKLLRTQKIQVMERQADEDMVLETIWVGNSKMPSATLTRTQPTIESGGFP, encoded by the coding sequence ATGAGTTTGAGTATTATCTGGTTAGTTCTCTGCTTATTCTTATCACCGTCTTTGCAGAGTGTACACAACTACACTACTAATTCTCTGGATGCTTTTCTTCAGGATTCTGCTTTCAAGACTCTAGTACGGCACCGGCCCCAAACCGGTGCTTTATATACAGCTCTTCTCCCGGCCAACCTCTCAGGCATGGAGGTCTCGATTGTGCGTCTCAGAAGCAGGAGATTGTGGAACATTGGTGCTAATTTTAGCAACTTTCATATACCATCAAGAACCAAGACAACGCCTCATGTCAAGAGGCTGGCTGTAGTATATCAGGACTTGGGCAACTGGTCTTCTCACTATTATTCCGTTCCAGGCTATTCAATGCTGACTTCAGTGGTTGGTTTCATGGTTTTCAATGCATCAAATGCAAGAGCCAAGAGTATCAAGAGAATTAGTCTTGATACCAATAGAAGGAacataataattcattttgcTAATTTGACATTTCATGAAAGACTGATCTCAGAAGCGAAATGTGTAGCGTTTAGCGAAAATGGGACCTTTCACCTCAGTGAAATAAATCAGCTTAATGTATGTTATTCTCAAGATCAGGGTCACTTCTCTGTTGTAGTTCCGatgaagagaaaaggagaggGCCAAAGGAAGCATTCTCTTTGGTATGCATGGATAATAGGGTTTATAGTTGGATCGGGAGGACTAGCTTTGGTGGGATATTTTGTGTTGGTGTCTATGAAACTTCTGAGGACTCAAAAAATTCAAGTAATGGAAAGGCAAGCTGACGAAGATATGGTTCTTGAAACCATTTGGGTTGGTAATAGTAAAATGCCATCTGCAACACTGACAAGGACGCAGCCAACCATTGAGAGTGGAGGTTTTCCATAG
- the LOC107261609 gene encoding uncharacterized protein LOC107261609 isoform X2, whose translation MFSIQNQDEFEYYLDSAFKTLVRHRPQTGALYTALLPANLSGMEVSIVRLRSRRLWNIGANFSNFHIPSRTKTTPHVKRLAVVYQDLGNWSSHYYSVPGYSMLTSVVGFMVFNASNARAKSIKRISLDTNRRNIIIHFANLTFHERLISEAKCVAFSENGTFHLSEINQLNVCYSQDQGHFSVVVPMKRKGEGQRKHSLWYAWIIGFIVGSGGLALVGYFVLVSMKLLRTQKIQVMERQADEDMVLETIWVGNSKMPSATLTRTQPTIESGGFP comes from the exons ATGTTTAGTATCCAAAACCAAGATGAGTTTGAGTATTATCTG GATTCTGCTTTCAAGACTCTAGTACGGCACCGGCCCCAAACCGGTGCTTTATATACAGCTCTTCTCCCGGCCAACCTCTCAGGCATGGAGGTCTCGATTGTGCGTCTCAGAAGCAGGAGATTGTGGAACATTGGTGCTAATTTTAGCAACTTTCATATACCATCAAGAACCAAGACAACGCCTCATGTCAAGAGGCTGGCTGTAGTATATCAGGACTTGGGCAACTGGTCTTCTCACTATTATTCCGTTCCAGGCTATTCAATGCTGACTTCAGTGGTTGGTTTCATGGTTTTCAATGCATCAAATGCAAGAGCCAAGAGTATCAAGAGAATTAGTCTTGATACCAATAGAAGGAacataataattcattttgcTAATTTGACATTTCATGAAAGACTGATCTCAGAAGCGAAATGTGTAGCGTTTAGCGAAAATGGGACCTTTCACCTCAGTGAAATAAATCAGCTTAATGTATGTTATTCTCAAGATCAGGGTCACTTCTCTGTTGTAGTTCCGatgaagagaaaaggagaggGCCAAAGGAAGCATTCTCTTTGGTATGCATGGATAATAGGGTTTATAGTTGGATCGGGAGGACTAGCTTTGGTGGGATATTTTGTGTTGGTGTCTATGAAACTTCTGAGGACTCAAAAAATTCAAGTAATGGAAAGGCAAGCTGACGAAGATATGGTTCTTGAAACCATTTGGGTTGGTAATAGTAAAATGCCATCTGCAACACTGACAAGGACGCAGCCAACCATTGAGAGTGGAGGTTTTCCATAG
- the LOC8287709 gene encoding uncharacterized protein LOC8287709 isoform X2 — protein MGSSNMERTKLEMFEVGPVKDAYQMGFLIGQRFSKEIRSRLSTDLILQNQLLPFAQKSESQSLINALIDNNREKFPRYWDELLGTADGSGVSILDVILINFRKEILPFLPKTETFMKAETSDDCSDVLVVSDKLAIAAHNEDANVVLVGHTYLIKAILSNGQYFIGYTYAGELPSCAFGFNTQGLAFTLNSVPPTEGEIMAGGIGRNFVSRDLLEATSIDDALDRIYSSEVSVGHSYNLIDIRTRRILNVETASRNRVSVREVGVTPFFHANMYLHLQVEQVQDDNSTSRQERATVLPKGSADDFLSLLGDMDDKKYPIYMTGPTLYTLCTALIDLDDQTLSIIEGNPQKGEASYVFSMSTREWKISP, from the exons ATGGGGAGCTCTAACATGGAAAGAACAAAGTTGGAGATGTTTGAGGTTGGACCTGTTAAGGATGCCTATCAGATGGGTTTCTTGATTGGGCAGAGGTTCTCTAAGGAGATAAGAAGCAGGTTGTCCACAGACCTCATTCTTCAAAATCAACTCCTTCCTTTTGCTCAAAAATCAGAGTCACAATCATTGATTAATGCCCTTATCGACAACAACAGAGAGAAATTTCCTAGATACTGGGATGAGCTATTGGGGACTGCAGATGGAAGTGGAGTGTCTATTCTTGAT GTCATATTAATCAACTTCAGGAAAGAGATTCTACCATTTCTTCCAAAGACAGAAACTTTTATGAAGGCTGAAACTTCAGATGACTGTTCCGATGTTCTTGTTGTTAGTGATAAACTTGCCATTGCAGCACATAATGAGGATGCAAATGTTGTTCTAGTCGGGCACAC CTACCTAATCAAGGCAATTTTGTCAAATGGGCAATACTTCATTGGTTATACTTATGCAGGAGAGCTTCCAAGCTGTGCTTTTGGGTTCAATACTCAAGGACTG GCATTTACGCTGAATTCAGTACCCCCAACTGAAGGAGAGATCATGGCCGGAGGAATTGGACGCAACTTTGTCTCGAGGGACCTACTTGAAGCCACAAGCATTGATGATGCACTGGAT AGAATATATTCATCAGAAGTATCTGTAGGGCACAGTTACAATCTTATTGACATAAGGACAAGGAGGATTTTGAATGTCGAAACTGCATCAAGGAATCGAGTTTCAGTTCGTGAAGTTGGTGTAACACCATTCTTCCATGCAAACATGTACCTCCACCTTCAAGTTGAGCAG GTACAAGATGACAACTCAACTAGCAGGCAAGAAAGAGCAACTGTGCTGCCAAAAGGATCAGCAGATGATTTCCTGTCTCTTCTTGGTGACATGGATGACAAAAAATACCCTATTTACATGACAG GTCCAACACTATATACTCTCTGCACAGCATTGATAGATCTGGATGACCAAACACTATCAATTATTGAGGGAAATCCACAGAAAGGAGAGGCTTCCTATGTTTTCTCGATGTCCACAAGAGAATGGAAGATATCACCATAA